The proteins below are encoded in one region of Micromonospora sp. DSM 45708:
- the ndk gene encoding nucleoside-diphosphate kinase, translated as MSSSSPQERTLVLIKPDAVRRGLVGEILSRFERKGLRIDALVTRTMDGDFADQHYAEHVDKPFYPPLKEFMTGGPLVALVLSGDQVIEVVRGMIGSTDGRKAAAGTIRGDLSLSNRENLVHASDSTDSAKREIALWFPELG; from the coding sequence GTGTCAAGCAGCAGCCCGCAAGAGCGGACGCTCGTACTGATCAAGCCCGACGCGGTGCGCCGTGGTCTGGTGGGCGAGATCCTGTCCCGTTTCGAGCGCAAAGGCCTGCGGATCGACGCGCTGGTGACCCGGACCATGGACGGCGACTTCGCCGACCAGCACTACGCCGAGCACGTCGACAAGCCGTTCTACCCGCCGCTGAAGGAGTTCATGACCGGCGGCCCGCTGGTGGCGCTGGTGCTCTCCGGCGACCAGGTGATCGAGGTGGTCCGCGGGATGATCGGCAGCACCGACGGCCGCAAGGCCGCCGCCGGCACCATCCGTGGCGACCTGTCGCTGTCGAACCGGGAGAACCTCGTGCACGCCTCCGACTCGACGGACAGCGCCAAGCGCGAGATCGCGCTCTGGTTCCCCGAGCTGGGCTGA
- the sigJ gene encoding RNA polymerase sigma factor SigJ, whose translation MTTTGAAESAGALTAHRPMLLGLAYRLLGSLHDAEDVLQEAYLRWLGVDRDAVDEPRRYLSRVVTRLALDRLRARQAARETYVGPWLPEPVPTDPSPFGPLETVELRETVSTALLHLLERLTPPERAVYVLHTAFALPYAEIGDILDRSAADCRQLHHRAAARLAEQRRRFTAGPAEQRRLLDAFLAAARDGDLARLTDLVAADAIAWSDGGGRIRAARNPVYGADRIARFFAGVYGRRRPGMRATPVELNGAPALLLGWPTGARYTLGVTAADGRITGFYLVGNPDKLTRVGG comes from the coding sequence GTGACCACCACCGGGGCGGCGGAGTCGGCCGGTGCGCTCACCGCGCACCGGCCGATGCTGCTCGGGCTGGCGTACCGGCTGCTGGGCAGCCTGCACGACGCCGAGGACGTGCTCCAGGAGGCGTACCTGCGGTGGCTCGGCGTGGACCGGGACGCGGTCGACGAACCGCGCCGCTACCTGTCCCGGGTGGTGACCCGGCTGGCGCTGGACCGGCTGCGCGCCCGCCAGGCCGCCCGGGAGACGTACGTCGGCCCGTGGCTGCCCGAGCCGGTGCCCACCGACCCGTCGCCGTTCGGGCCGCTGGAGACCGTCGAGCTGCGGGAGACGGTCTCCACCGCCCTGCTGCACCTGCTGGAACGGCTCACCCCGCCGGAGCGGGCGGTCTACGTGCTGCACACCGCGTTCGCGCTGCCGTACGCGGAGATCGGCGACATCCTGGACCGGTCGGCGGCGGACTGCCGCCAGCTGCACCACCGCGCGGCGGCCCGGCTGGCCGAGCAGCGGCGGCGCTTCACCGCCGGCCCGGCCGAGCAGCGGCGGCTGCTCGACGCGTTCCTCGCCGCGGCGCGCGACGGTGACCTGGCCCGGCTGACCGATCTGGTCGCGGCCGACGCCATCGCCTGGTCGGACGGCGGCGGGCGGATCCGCGCGGCCCGCAACCCGGTGTACGGCGCGGACCGGATCGCCCGCTTCTTCGCCGGGGTGTACGGCCGCCGGCGGCCCGGGATGCGGGCCACTCCCGTCGAGCTCAACGGCGCGCCGGCCCTGCTGCTGGGCTGGCCGACCGGCGCCCGCTACACGCTCGGGGTCACCGCGGCCGACGGCCGGATCACCGGCTTCTACCTGGTCGGCAACCCCGACAAGCTGACCCGGGTCGGCGGCTGA
- the ileS gene encoding isoleucine--tRNA ligase: MAYPLHDPTGAGVPASPDLPAVERRVLEHWTADKTFEASVEARPAGTDGKNEYVFYDGPPFANGLPHYGHLFTGYVKDVVPRYQTMRGRHVERRFGWDCHGLPAEVVAEKQLGITSKAEILDLGVARFNDACRASVLEFTQDWERYVTRQARWVDFANDYKTLDLDYMESVMWAFKTLHDKGLVYEGFRVLAYCWRCETPLSNTETRMDDVYRDRHDPTLTVWFELTADENAPEPLRGPVKLGVWTTTPWTLPSNLALAVGPDIEYAVLDRDGERYVVGAARLGAYAKELEGYQQVGTVHGRDLVGRRYTPLYDFLVEPAGPNAYQVLGAEFVTTEDGTGIVHLAPAFGEDDQNTCNAAGIPTVVTVDDHTRFTALVPPYQGEQVFDVNKPVIRELKERGVVLRQDVYTHSYPHCWRCDTPLVYKAVSSWFVAVTQFRDRMVELNQQINWTPGHIKDGSFGKWLANARDWSISRNRFWGSPIPVWRSDDPTYPRVDVYGSLADIERDFGVRLTDLHRPAVDDLVRPNPDDPTGRSMMRRVPEVLDCWFESGSMPFAQVHYPFENRDWFEHHYPGDFIVEYIGQTRGWFYTMHVLATALFDRPAFRNCLSHGILLGSDGRKMSKSLRNYPDVYHVFDSYGSDAMRWMLMSSPVLRGGDMAVTESGIRDAVRQVLLPLWNVWYFFTLYANADGYQARRRTDSTNVLDRYVLAKTNELVATVGAQMDAYDISGACATVRSYLDALTNWYVRRSRDRFWAGDADAFDTLSTVLETLCRVVAPLAPLTAEEIWRGLTGERSVHLTDWPSADEFPADHELVSAMDNVRAVASAALSLRKAKGLRVRLPLAKLTVASPVADQLRPFADLVADEVNVKEVVLTGEVAAYCQQVLTVVPRALGPRVGKAVQQVIKAVKSGEWELVDGAPVAAGVTLAEGEYELRLVAADAEHSAPLPGGEGVVVLDTEVTPELAAEGLARDVVRVVQQARRDADLDISDRITVAVSASEEVRAAVAAFTDFVAREVLAATVDFAEGLDGFAGEVGDGERVVVSVRRV, encoded by the coding sequence ATGGCCTATCCGTTGCACGACCCGACCGGCGCCGGCGTCCCGGCGAGCCCGGACCTGCCCGCGGTCGAGCGCCGGGTGCTGGAGCACTGGACCGCCGACAAGACCTTCGAGGCGAGCGTCGAGGCCCGCCCGGCCGGCACCGACGGCAAGAACGAGTACGTCTTCTACGACGGCCCGCCGTTCGCCAACGGCCTGCCGCACTACGGCCACCTCTTCACCGGCTACGTCAAGGACGTGGTGCCGCGCTACCAGACCATGCGCGGGCGGCACGTCGAGCGCCGGTTCGGCTGGGACTGTCACGGGCTGCCGGCCGAGGTGGTGGCCGAGAAGCAGCTCGGCATCACCAGCAAGGCGGAGATCCTCGACCTCGGCGTGGCCCGGTTCAACGACGCCTGCCGCGCCAGCGTGCTGGAGTTCACCCAGGACTGGGAGCGCTACGTCACCCGGCAGGCCCGCTGGGTCGACTTCGCCAACGACTACAAGACGCTCGACCTGGACTACATGGAAAGCGTCATGTGGGCCTTCAAGACGCTGCACGACAAGGGCCTGGTCTACGAGGGCTTCCGGGTGCTGGCGTACTGCTGGCGGTGCGAGACCCCGCTGTCGAACACCGAGACCCGGATGGACGACGTCTACCGGGACCGGCACGACCCGACGCTGACCGTGTGGTTCGAGCTGACCGCCGACGAGAACGCGCCGGAGCCGCTGCGCGGGCCGGTCAAGCTGGGCGTCTGGACGACCACGCCGTGGACGCTGCCGTCGAACCTGGCGCTCGCCGTCGGCCCGGACATCGAGTACGCGGTGCTGGACCGCGACGGCGAACGCTACGTGGTCGGCGCGGCGCGGCTCGGCGCGTACGCCAAGGAGCTGGAGGGGTACCAGCAGGTCGGCACCGTGCACGGCCGCGACCTGGTCGGCCGCCGGTACACGCCGCTCTACGACTTCCTGGTCGAGCCGGCCGGGCCGAACGCCTACCAGGTGCTCGGCGCGGAGTTCGTGACCACCGAGGACGGCACCGGGATCGTCCACCTCGCCCCCGCGTTCGGCGAGGACGACCAGAACACCTGCAACGCGGCCGGCATCCCGACCGTGGTCACCGTGGACGACCACACCCGGTTCACCGCGCTGGTCCCGCCGTACCAGGGCGAGCAGGTCTTCGACGTGAACAAGCCGGTGATCCGGGAGCTGAAGGAGCGGGGGGTGGTGCTGCGGCAGGACGTCTACACCCACTCGTACCCGCACTGCTGGCGCTGCGACACGCCGCTGGTCTACAAGGCGGTGTCGTCGTGGTTCGTCGCGGTGACGCAGTTCCGGGACCGGATGGTCGAGTTGAACCAGCAGATCAACTGGACGCCGGGGCACATCAAGGACGGCTCGTTCGGCAAGTGGCTGGCCAACGCCCGGGACTGGTCGATCAGCCGGAACCGGTTCTGGGGCTCGCCGATCCCGGTGTGGCGCTCCGACGACCCGACCTACCCGCGCGTCGACGTGTACGGGTCGCTGGCCGACATCGAGCGTGACTTCGGCGTACGCCTGACCGACCTGCACCGGCCGGCGGTGGACGACCTGGTCCGCCCCAACCCGGACGACCCGACCGGCAGGTCGATGATGCGCCGGGTGCCGGAGGTGCTGGACTGCTGGTTCGAGTCCGGCTCGATGCCGTTCGCCCAGGTGCACTACCCGTTCGAGAACCGCGACTGGTTCGAGCACCACTACCCGGGCGACTTCATCGTCGAGTACATCGGGCAGACCCGCGGCTGGTTCTACACCATGCACGTGCTGGCCACCGCGCTGTTCGACCGGCCGGCGTTCCGCAACTGCCTCAGCCACGGCATCCTGCTCGGCTCCGACGGGCGCAAGATGTCCAAGAGCCTGCGCAACTACCCGGACGTCTACCACGTGTTCGACTCCTACGGCTCGGACGCGATGCGGTGGATGCTGATGTCCTCGCCGGTGCTGCGCGGCGGGGACATGGCGGTCACCGAGTCGGGCATCCGGGACGCGGTGCGTCAGGTGCTGCTGCCGCTGTGGAACGTGTGGTATTTCTTCACGCTCTACGCCAACGCGGACGGCTACCAGGCGCGTCGGCGCACCGACTCGACGAACGTGCTCGACCGGTACGTGCTGGCGAAGACGAACGAGCTGGTGGCGACCGTCGGCGCGCAGATGGACGCGTACGACATCTCCGGCGCCTGCGCGACGGTGCGGTCCTACCTGGACGCGCTGACCAACTGGTACGTGCGCCGCTCGCGGGACCGGTTCTGGGCCGGCGACGCGGACGCGTTCGACACGCTCTCGACCGTGCTGGAGACGCTCTGCCGGGTGGTGGCGCCGCTGGCGCCGCTGACCGCCGAGGAGATCTGGCGCGGGCTGACCGGCGAGCGGTCGGTGCACCTGACCGACTGGCCGTCGGCGGACGAGTTCCCGGCCGACCACGAGCTGGTCTCCGCGATGGACAACGTCCGGGCGGTCGCCTCGGCGGCGCTGTCGCTGCGCAAGGCGAAGGGCCTGCGGGTCCGGCTGCCGCTGGCGAAGCTGACCGTGGCCTCGCCGGTCGCCGACCAGCTCCGGCCGTTCGCCGACCTGGTCGCCGACGAGGTCAACGTGAAGGAGGTCGTGCTCACCGGTGAGGTGGCGGCCTACTGCCAGCAGGTGCTGACCGTGGTGCCGCGGGCGCTCGGCCCGCGCGTCGGCAAGGCGGTCCAGCAGGTGATCAAGGCGGTCAAGTCGGGGGAGTGGGAACTCGTCGACGGCGCCCCGGTCGCCGCCGGGGTCACCCTGGCCGAGGGCGAGTACGAGCTGCGCCTGGTCGCCGCCGACGCGGAGCACTCCGCGCCGCTGCCCGGTGGTGAGGGCGTGGTGGTGCTGGACACCGAGGTCACGCCGGAACTGGCCGCCGAGGGGCTGGCCCGGGACGTGGTCCGGGTGGTGCAGCAGGCCCGTCGGGACGCCGACCTGGACATCTCGGACCGGATCACGGTGGCGGTGTCGGCCTCCGAGGAGGTGCGCGCGGCGGTCGCCGCGTTCACGGACTTCGTGGCGCGGGAGGTGCTGGCCGCGACGGTCGACTTCGCCGAGGGCCTGGACGGCTTCGCCGGCGAGGTCGGCGACGGCGAGCGCGTGGTGGTCAGCGTCCGCCGCGTGTGA
- a CDS encoding carboxymuconolactone decarboxylase family protein, with protein sequence MSRINLATVAPEAYAAVRGLETYIRGNLDHTVLELVKVRASMLNGCAFCVDMHTREALGAGEDSRRLFAVAAWREAPFFDERERTALALTDAVTRLGEHGVPDEVWDAAAKVWSEKELADLVVAIATINVWNRIAISSRTQPPIEG encoded by the coding sequence ATGAGCCGGATCAACCTGGCGACGGTGGCGCCGGAGGCGTACGCGGCGGTACGCGGGCTGGAGACCTACATCCGGGGCAACCTGGACCACACCGTGCTGGAGCTGGTGAAGGTGCGGGCGTCGATGCTCAACGGCTGCGCGTTCTGCGTGGACATGCACACCCGGGAGGCGCTGGGCGCCGGGGAGGACAGCCGGCGGCTGTTCGCGGTGGCGGCCTGGCGGGAGGCCCCGTTCTTCGACGAGCGGGAACGCACCGCGCTGGCCCTGACCGACGCGGTCACCCGGCTCGGCGAGCACGGCGTGCCGGACGAGGTGTGGGACGCCGCCGCGAAGGTCTGGTCGGAGAAGGAGCTGGCGGACCTGGTCGTCGCGATCGCCACAATCAACGTGTGGAACCGGATCGCGATCAGCAGTCGGACCCAGCCACCGATCGAGGGGTGA
- a CDS encoding lysophospholipid acyltransferase family protein: MPLLYTIGKLTVAPTLRLAFRPHVEGLEHIPATGGAIFAGNHLSVADELLLGTVVPRHLAFWAKSEYFNGTGVKGGFSKFVLTGLGAIPVERAGGRAALSAFDAAIPVLKAGDLVAVYPEGTRSPDGRLYRGRTGAARLAVAAGVPIIPVGVTGTDKAQPIGTRVPRPGRAKITIKFGKPLDFTGRPDDRTSLRAMTDELMAEIQQLTGQEYVPRYAPKRSEPTPGESRD, from the coding sequence GTGCCCCTGCTCTACACCATCGGCAAGCTCACCGTGGCGCCCACGCTCCGGTTGGCCTTCCGTCCGCACGTGGAGGGGTTGGAGCACATCCCGGCGACCGGCGGCGCGATCTTCGCGGGCAACCACCTCTCCGTCGCCGACGAGCTGCTGCTCGGCACCGTGGTGCCCCGCCACCTGGCGTTCTGGGCCAAGTCGGAGTACTTCAACGGCACCGGGGTGAAGGGCGGCTTCTCCAAGTTCGTGCTCACCGGGTTGGGTGCGATCCCGGTCGAGCGGGCCGGCGGTCGGGCGGCGCTGTCCGCGTTCGACGCGGCCATCCCGGTGCTCAAGGCCGGTGACCTGGTCGCGGTGTATCCGGAGGGCACCCGCTCACCGGACGGGCGCCTCTACCGCGGGCGCACCGGCGCGGCCCGGCTGGCGGTGGCCGCCGGCGTGCCGATCATCCCGGTCGGCGTGACCGGCACCGACAAGGCCCAGCCGATCGGGACGCGGGTGCCCCGCCCCGGCCGCGCCAAGATCACCATCAAGTTCGGCAAGCCGCTGGACTTCACCGGCCGGCCCGACGACCGGACGTCGCTGCGGGCCATGACCGACGAGCTGATGGCCGAGATCCAGCAGCTCACCGGCCAGGAGTACGTCCCGCGCTACGCGCCGAAGCGCAGCGAGCCGACACCGGGTGAGTCGCGCGACTGA